The Chaetodon trifascialis isolate fChaTrf1 chromosome 16, fChaTrf1.hap1, whole genome shotgun sequence genome includes a region encoding these proteins:
- the LOC139344373 gene encoding flotillin-2a isoform X2, giving the protein MGNCHTVGPNEALVVSGGCCGSDQKTYVVGGWAWAWWLISDIQRMSLEVMTILCRCENIETSEGVPLDVTGVAQVKVMTENELLGYACEQFLGKSVVEIKSVILQTLEGHLRAILGTLTVEQIYQDRDKFATLVREVAAPDVGRMGIEILSFTIKDVYDKVEYLSSLGKTQTAAVQRDADIGVAEAERDAGIREAECKKEMMDVKFLADTKMADSKRELEMQKAAFNQEVNTKKAEAQLAYELQAAKEQQKIRLEEIEIEVVQRKKQITIEEKEIERTDKELIATVKRPAEAEAYKMQQLAEGQKTKKVLTAQAEAEKIRFIGEAEAGSIEAVGKAEAEKMRLKAEAYQQYGDAAKTALVLEALPKIAGKVAAPLSRTSEIVILSGEGSRVTGEVNRLLAELPVSVNALTGVDLTKMPLLQKMISPQCQTTM; this is encoded by the exons AATGTCACTGGAGGTTATGACCATCCTCTGTCGCTGTGAGAATATCGAAACTTCGGAGGGTGTTCCCCTGGATGTGACAGGGGTGGCTCAG GTGAAGgtgatgacagaaaatgaactgCTGGGTTATGCCTGTGAGCAGTTCCTGGGGAAGTCAGTCGTTGAGATCAAAAGCGTCATCCTGCAGACCCTCGAGGGTCACCTGCGTGCCATCCTTG GCACCCTGACTGTTGAGCAGATTTACCAGGACAGAGATAAATTTGCCACTCTAGTGCGAGAGGTGGCTGCACCTGATGTCGGCCGCATGGGCATCGAGATCCTCAGCTTCACCATCAAG GATGTGTATGATAAAGTGGAGTACCTCAGCTCACTGGGCAaaactcagacagctgcagtaCAGAGGGATGCAGACATCGGAGTGGCAGAGGCTGAGAGGGACGCTGGCATCAGG GAAGCTGAGTGTAAGAAAGAAATGATGGACGTTAAGTTCTTAGCTGACACAAAAATGGCGGACTCCAAACGAGAGCTGGAAATGCAGAAAGCAGCCTTTAATCAGGAAGTGAACACAAAG AAAGCAGAGGCTCAGCTGGCCTATGAGCTGCAGGCggccaaagagcagcagaagatCCGTCTGGAGGAGATCGAAATCGAGGTGGTCCAGAGGAAGAAGCAGATCACGATTGAGGAGAAGGAGATCGAGCGCACTGACAAGGAGCTCATCGCCACTGTGAAGAGACCTGCCGAGGCTGAAGCCTACAAGATGCAGCAGCTGGCTGAGGGACAGAA gACAAAGAAGGTGCTGACGGCACAGGCGGAGGCCGAAAAGATCCGATTTATCGGTGAGGCGGAGGCTGGCTCCATTGAAGCGGTGGGAAAGGCAGAGGCTGAAAAGATGAGGCTGAAAGCTGAAGCCTACCAGCAGTACGGCGACGCTGCCAAGACTGCTTTGGTCCTGGAGGCTCTGCCCAAG ATTGCCGGCAAGGTGGCTGCACCCCTGTCCAGGACCAGTGAGATTGTCATCCTGAGTGGAGAAGGAAGCCGCGTCACTGGAGAGGTGAACCGTCTATTAGCTGAACTCCCGGTGTCCGTCAACGCCCTCACTGGAGTGGATCTGACAAAG ATGCCTCTGCTCCAGAAGATGATCAGCCCACAGTGCCAAACAACCATGTGA
- the eral1 gene encoding GTPase Era, mitochondrial, translating to MALRSCARLLTQPAVLSRRVVAAARQESASWLLAAGNTACGRGGGSGFIFTPACFITSEAFLKRLLKGKAAEADGSLYRLPASVPPDSGEQISLLMRHPDQPDNSKILKVAIIGAPNSGKSTLTNQLLGRKVFAVSKKVHTTRSRALGVLTEDNTQIVLLDTPGLTTVSKVKRHQLEKSLLVDPWITVKEADLMVVVVDVADRWARNRLDFEVLKCLAQHPDIPAVLVLNKVDLVGAKDKLLNVTAVLTCGVVNGHRMHVRPVIKPPWAEKRPNGDSELSVDEDTVGPGDSAETKSLQTLLSKEQLKALSDQQGWPHFKDVFMLSSVDKEDVDTLKSYFMVAAKPGSWQYHSEVLTDQSPEEVCTNIIREKLLECLPQEVPYSVTQSIEFWQDGENDELHISVKLYAKKDAHMKMIIGPAGQIVTRIAREVGEDLSRVFLREVKLKLSVKLRK from the exons ATGGCTCTCAGAAGCTGCGCTCGGCTTCTCACACAGCCCGCCGTCCTCTCCAGGCGGGTCGTCGCAGCTGCTCGGCAGGAAAGTGCGTCATGGCTGCTCGCAGCGG GAAACACTGCCTGTGGCCGAGGAGGGGGCAGCGGATTCATCTTCACTCCTGCTTGTTTTATTACATCAGAGGCGTTTCTCAAAAGACTGCTGAAAGGCAAAGCCGCAGAGGCAGACGGCAGTTTATATCGCCTTCCTGCCTCAGTTCCTCCAGACAGCG gtgaacagatttctttgttgatgaggCACCCAGATCAGCCTGACAACTCAAAGATTTTGAAAGTGGCCATCATAGGTGCCCCAAATTCTGGGAAGTCCACATTGACCAATCAGCTCCTCGGCAGaaag GTGTTTGCTGTGTCCAAGAAAGTGCACACGACACGGTCTCGTGCCCTGGGCGTCCTCACAGAGGACAATACGCAGATA GTTTTGCTGGACACTCCTGGTCTCACCACTGTATCCAAGGTTAAAAG ACACCAGCTGGAGAAGTCTTTGCTTGTGGATCCCTGGATCACAGTCAAAGAAGCTGACCTAA TGGTGGTCGTGGTGGATGTGGCCGACAGATGGGCGCGCAACAGGCTTGACTTTGAGGTGCTCAAATGCCTGGCTCAGCACCCTGACATCCCTGCAGTCCTGGTCCTCAATAAG GTAGACCTGGTTGGGGCGAAGGACAAGCTGCTGAACGTCACAGCTGTGTTGACGTGTGGAGTGGTGAATGGACACAGAATGCACGTCAGGCCAGTGATCAAACCTCCGTGGGCTGAAAAGAGGCCAAACGGGGATTCAGAATTATCGGTTGATGAGGACACCGTAGGGCCCGGGGACAGCGCTGAGACAAAGTCTCTCCAAACTCTGCTGAGCAAAGAGCAGCTGAAGGCGCTCAGCGACCAGCAGGGCTGGCCTCACTTCAAGGACGTCTTCATGCTCTCCTCTGTGGACAAAGAGGACGTGGACACACTTAAG AGCTATTTCATGGTTGCAGCCAAGCCAGGATCGTGGCAGTACCACAGTGAGGTCCTGACAGACCAGAGTCCAGAGGAAGTCTGCACCAACATCATCAGAGAGAAGCTTCTGGAATGTCTGCCTCAGGAAGTGCCCTATTCAGTGACGCAG tCTATTGAATTCTGGcaagatggagaaaatgatgaGCTCCATATTTCTGTGAAACTCTATGCCAAGAAAGACGCTCACATG AAGATGATCATCGGCCCAGCCGGCCAGATTGTAACGCGGATCGCCCGAGAGGTGGGTGAGGACCTGAGCCGGGTCTTCCTGAGGGAAGTAAAGCTGAAGCTCTCAGTCAAACTGAGGAAGTGA
- the LOC139344373 gene encoding flotillin-2a isoform X1 produces the protein MGNCHTVGPNEALVVSGGCCGSDQKTYVVGGWAWAWWLISDIQRITLEIMTLQPKCEDVETAEGVAITVTGVAQVKVMTENELLGYACEQFLGKSVVEIKSVILQTLEGHLRAILGTLTVEQIYQDRDKFATLVREVAAPDVGRMGIEILSFTIKDVYDKVEYLSSLGKTQTAAVQRDADIGVAEAERDAGIREAECKKEMMDVKFLADTKMADSKRELEMQKAAFNQEVNTKKAEAQLAYELQAAKEQQKIRLEEIEIEVVQRKKQITIEEKEIERTDKELIATVKRPAEAEAYKMQQLAEGQKTKKVLTAQAEAEKIRFIGEAEAGSIEAVGKAEAEKMRLKAEAYQQYGDAAKTALVLEALPKIAGKVAAPLSRTSEIVILSGEGSRVTGEVNRLLAELPVSVNALTGVDLTKMPLLQKMISPQCQTTM, from the exons GATAACGCTTGAGATTATGACCCTGCAGCCCAAGTGTGAGGATGTAGAGACAGCGGAGGGTGTAGCTATTACTGTCACTGGGGTGGCTCAG GTGAAGgtgatgacagaaaatgaactgCTGGGTTATGCCTGTGAGCAGTTCCTGGGGAAGTCAGTCGTTGAGATCAAAAGCGTCATCCTGCAGACCCTCGAGGGTCACCTGCGTGCCATCCTTG GCACCCTGACTGTTGAGCAGATTTACCAGGACAGAGATAAATTTGCCACTCTAGTGCGAGAGGTGGCTGCACCTGATGTCGGCCGCATGGGCATCGAGATCCTCAGCTTCACCATCAAG GATGTGTATGATAAAGTGGAGTACCTCAGCTCACTGGGCAaaactcagacagctgcagtaCAGAGGGATGCAGACATCGGAGTGGCAGAGGCTGAGAGGGACGCTGGCATCAGG GAAGCTGAGTGTAAGAAAGAAATGATGGACGTTAAGTTCTTAGCTGACACAAAAATGGCGGACTCCAAACGAGAGCTGGAAATGCAGAAAGCAGCCTTTAATCAGGAAGTGAACACAAAG AAAGCAGAGGCTCAGCTGGCCTATGAGCTGCAGGCggccaaagagcagcagaagatCCGTCTGGAGGAGATCGAAATCGAGGTGGTCCAGAGGAAGAAGCAGATCACGATTGAGGAGAAGGAGATCGAGCGCACTGACAAGGAGCTCATCGCCACTGTGAAGAGACCTGCCGAGGCTGAAGCCTACAAGATGCAGCAGCTGGCTGAGGGACAGAA gACAAAGAAGGTGCTGACGGCACAGGCGGAGGCCGAAAAGATCCGATTTATCGGTGAGGCGGAGGCTGGCTCCATTGAAGCGGTGGGAAAGGCAGAGGCTGAAAAGATGAGGCTGAAAGCTGAAGCCTACCAGCAGTACGGCGACGCTGCCAAGACTGCTTTGGTCCTGGAGGCTCTGCCCAAG ATTGCCGGCAAGGTGGCTGCACCCCTGTCCAGGACCAGTGAGATTGTCATCCTGAGTGGAGAAGGAAGCCGCGTCACTGGAGAGGTGAACCGTCTATTAGCTGAACTCCCGGTGTCCGTCAACGCCCTCACTGGAGTGGATCTGACAAAG ATGCCTCTGCTCCAGAAGATGATCAGCCCACAGTGCCAAACAACCATGTGA